One window from the genome of Thermus sediminis encodes:
- a CDS encoding bifunctional 3-deoxy-7-phosphoheptulonate synthase/chorismate mutase — protein MDERIQALRREVDRVNREILRLLSERGRLVQEIGRIQTELGLPHYDPKREEEMLSYLTRENPGPFPAETIRKLFKEIFKASLDLEEKEDQKRFLYSKRTKPEPTRVRVKDVVFGEGPLLIAGPCSIEGEEQMMETARFLSARGVRVLRGGAFKPRTSPYGFQGLGVEGLRLGRRAADAFSMIFVTEVMDTRDVEVVAEYADILQIGARNMQNFALLKEVGRARKPVLLKRGLAATMEEWFYAAEYILSQGNEQVILAERGIRTFERWTRNTLDLSAVALAKQETHLPVIVDVTHAAGRTDLLAPLARAALAVGADGVHVEVHPNPKVALSDNGQQLDFAQFERFLEAIQDLFKAHAPRP, from the coding sequence ATGGACGAGCGCATCCAGGCCCTTAGGAGGGAGGTGGACCGGGTCAACCGGGAGATCCTCAGGCTCCTTTCCGAGCGGGGCCGCTTGGTCCAGGAGATCGGCCGCATCCAGACGGAGCTGGGCCTCCCCCACTACGACCCCAAGCGGGAGGAGGAGATGCTCTCCTACCTCACCCGGGAAAACCCGGGGCCTTTCCCCGCGGAGACCATCCGGAAGCTTTTCAAGGAGATCTTCAAGGCCAGCCTGGACCTCGAGGAGAAGGAGGACCAGAAGCGGTTCCTCTACTCCAAAAGGACCAAGCCCGAGCCCACCCGGGTGCGGGTGAAGGACGTGGTCTTCGGGGAAGGCCCCCTCCTCATCGCCGGGCCCTGCTCCATAGAGGGCGAGGAGCAGATGATGGAGACCGCCCGCTTCCTCTCGGCCAGGGGGGTGAGGGTGCTAAGGGGCGGGGCCTTCAAGCCCCGCACCAGCCCCTACGGCTTCCAGGGCCTGGGGGTGGAGGGGCTAAGGCTGGGGAGGAGGGCGGCGGACGCCTTCAGCATGATCTTCGTCACCGAGGTCATGGACACCCGGGACGTGGAGGTGGTGGCGGAGTACGCCGACATCCTCCAGATCGGGGCCCGGAACATGCAGAACTTCGCCCTCCTCAAGGAGGTGGGGCGGGCGCGAAAGCCCGTCCTCCTCAAAAGGGGGCTTGCCGCCACCATGGAGGAGTGGTTCTACGCCGCCGAGTACATCCTCTCCCAGGGGAACGAACAGGTGATCCTGGCGGAGAGGGGGATCCGCACCTTTGAGCGCTGGACGAGGAACACCTTAGACCTCTCCGCCGTGGCCCTGGCCAAGCAGGAGACCCACCTCCCCGTGATCGTGGACGTGACCCACGCCGCTGGGCGCACGGACCTTCTCGCCCCCCTGGCCCGGGCCGCCTTGGCCGTGGGGGCGGACGGGGTGCACGTGGAGGTCCACCCCAACCCCAAGGTGGCCCTCTCCGACAACGGGCAGCAGCTGGACTTCGCCCAGTTTGAGCGCTTCCTCGAGGCCATCCAGGACCTCTTCAAGGCCCACGCCCCCAGACCCTAG